A window of Clostridioides sp. ES-S-0010-02 genomic DNA:
TATTTAAGTTTAATTATAAATTTAATGAAAAAGGCAGGAAGAAAATCTTCCTGTCTTTTATACTATTTTCTTTAATGTCCAATCACAAATGATGATATAATTGAGATAGTAAAGGAGTGAAATCTGTGGCTAAAAAAGTTAGAATAGGAGACAAACTGGTCGAAAAAGGATACATAACAGAAGACCAGCTTAAATGGGCATTATCAGAGCAAAAAAACAGTGGAAAAAGACTAGGAGAATTTCTAGTACAAGAAGGTCTTATAGATAGTAACTTATTAATAAGTGTATTAAAAGAACTTTTAGATATAGAAAGTGTATTTTTAGAAGGAACAGAAATAGACACATTAGCTACAAAGATGGTTCCAGAAAATATATGCAAAAGATATGCTGTATTTCCATTCAAAATCGATGGAAATAAAATATGTCTAGCCATGTCAGACCCACAAGACAGAGAAGCAGTTCAAGATGTAAGACGTATGTCAGGTAAAGATGTCGAAATATTTATATCAAGTGCAGAAGATATAAACAAAGCAATAGGTCATGCTTATGCACATTCAGAAATAAATAAAGCAATGACTGAATACAACAAAAACAAGACTGGTGGAATTAGAGAAACAGTAATCCTTGAAGAGGATGTAAATGCTGCTCCAATAGTAAGACTAGTAAATAATATACTAGAAAATGCTGTTAGAATGGAGGCCAGTGATATACATATAGAACAAAGCGAAAATTACATGCGTGTTAGATTTAGAATAGATGGAATGTTAAGAGAATATATGAGAATGAACTCTGCTCCATACAAAGCGGTAATAAGTCGTATAAAAATAATGTCAGATATAAATATATCTGAAAAGCGGATTCCACAAGATGGTAGAATATATTTAAAAGTAGATAATAAACCTATAGATTTTAGGGTTTCTACAATGCCTACTAATAGGGATGAAAAAATAGCAATGAGAGTACTTGATAAGAGTAATTTTATGGTAAGTAAAGAAGTACTAGGAATAGATGAACATGGCTCTAAGATATATGATGAGTTAATAAATACCCCTTATGGGCTTATATTGGTAGTTGGACCTACTGGAAGTGGAAAAACTACTACATTATATTCAATGCTAAATCAATTGAATACGGAAAATAGAAATTTATTAACGATAGAAGACCCTATAGAGTATGAACTACCTGGTGTAAATCAATCTCAAATAAATGAGAAGGCAGGACTTACTTTTGCCAGTGGGCTTAGAGCCTTTATGCGTCAAGACCCAGATATAATAATGGTTGGAGAGATAAGAGATACAGAAACTGCTGAAATAGCAATTAGAGCTTCTCTTACAGGACATTTAGTTTTAAGTACATTACATGCAAATACAGCAGTCGGAGCGATTTCACGTCTTTTAGATATGGATGTGGAAAGTTTTTTGATAACTTCATCTCTTTTAGGGGTAATATCTCAAAGGCTGACACGAAAAATATGTGAACATTGCAGAATTTCATATGAGGCAGACACTGGAGAAAAAAAGGCTCTTGGAATTGATGTAAACGAATCAGTGACTATCTATAAAGGACAGGGATGTGAAAGATGTAATAATACTGGATATAAGGGACGTCTAGGTATATTTGAAATGCTTGAAATTACACCAGAAATAAAAGAGCTAATAGATTCATCTGCAAATCAAAGAGAAATTTTAAAGTTAGCTAAAAAACAAGGTATGGTTAGTCTAAAAGAGGATATAGTTAAAAAGGTTTTAGGTGGAAAGACAACAGTAGAAGAAATGATTAGAATAATTTTGATGACTGATTAAAGGATGATATTATGAAAAGTTTTAAGTATACAATAATAAAAGAGGATGGGAAAAAGCAAACTGATGTAATTGAAGCTAATGATTTTAATGAAGCTAAAAGTCTTCTTAGAAAAAGAAATCTTAGAGTTCTTGAAATCAAAGAAAGTAAAAGTAAAAATATAAATATATCTTCTAGAAAGAGAAAAAAAGACTTAGGGGCTGACCAAATAAGCCATTTTTGCAGACAGTTTGCTATTATAGTATCTTCTGGTATAAATAGTATTTCTGGATTAGAAACATTAGCAGGAAGGTCAACTAATGTTACATTAAGAGAAGAAATAAATCGTATAGTAGCAGAGATAAAAATAGGTTCTACTATTGCTGACTCAATGCTTGCACCAAAGTCTAAGTTTCCAAAGTTACTTGGTGCTATGGTGGCTACAGGTGAGGCTACAGGTAAACTAGATGAAGTATTAAAAAGTATGGCTTCATTTTATTCCAGTGAGCATAGAGTTAAGCAAAAGCTTAGAAATGCAGCTACATACCCATTAATAGTTTTGATTTCTTCATTTATAATGATTTTTATATTTACAGCATTTATGGTACCTAAGATGATTAATTCAATCACAACAGTAGGTGCCACTCTTCCACTTGTAACAAGGATTGTTATGGGATTTGGTACATTTATGAAGACATTTTGGCCAATAGTACTTTTAGTTATTATACTGTCTATTTACCAATTTAAGAAGTATCTAAAAACACCAGTGGGTAGAGCTCAAAAGGATAGAGTTATAAATAAAATTCCTGTATTGGGAAAAGGTATAAACTGTATGGTGGCTACACGATTTTCAAGAGCATTGTATCTATTTGTATCAACTGGGTATCCATTAGTTCAAGGGCTCGATTATATTATAGATAGTGTAAATAATACTATGGCAGAAAAGATTTTAACATCAGCAAAAGATGGAATAACAAGAGGTGAAAGTCTAGCAGAAAACTTAGAAAGATATACGTATTTTGATTCAGTTTTAGTGCAGATGATAGCTATAGGGGAACAGACAGGGGAATTAGAGAACATAAGTAGACAGATGGCTGAATTCTATGAATATGAATCCGAAATTTATCTAAATAGAATGGCATCAATGATAGAACCTGTTTTAATAATTGCAGTTGGTATTATAGTTGCGGTACTGGTTGTATCAATATTCATGCCAATGCTTAGTATATATGATGCTATGTAGGAGGGAAAACAACAAATGAATAAGGTTTATGTATCATATTATGGTGATTCTATATCCATAGTTGAAGGCAGATACAAACATGATAAAGATAAATTTTATATAAAAAACTTTAATGTATTTTCAATAGAGGATATTGCTCAAGATTTTTCTAAAGAAAAGTATGCTCTATTGAGATATGCATTAGAAAATGTAAAGTTAAAATCAAAACATATAGTGTTTTGTTTGAATACGAGAGATGTAATTCTAAAACCTCAAAAGTTGCCTAAGATGGATAAAAAAGATTTAGATGGATTTATGAAGCTAGAAATGGATGAAATGATGGCTCTGGAATCAGATGAGTATGTATTTTCATATGAAGTATCTAGTGAGATATCTGATAGGTCAGAAGGTGAAGAGGCTAGTTTAAATCTGATTATTGGGGCTATAAAGAAAGAAGAAGTAAATGCAATTGTAGATATAATACATGAATTTGATTTGGTATTGGATAGAATAGATACATTATCAACAGCTTATTTAAGAATTCTCAAGAATTTAGATTACAATGATATAATGGTGACAAATATAAGCGATAATAGCACAATTATAAACATATATAAAAAAGATACTTTATTTATTAGTGATAATATACCAATAAGAATAACTGCTAAAGATATGGAAATGCAATTATTAAATGTGGTCGAAGAGTCAAAAGGACTTATGAATTACTATTCGTCAAGAAACTTTGGTAAGGTAACAGACACTATATTGATATTGGGGAAAAGGTACTCTAATAAATTAATTTATGAGGCTTTTAGTTCTGCATTTTCAAACTATGTTTCTCAAGGTCTTACAGAGATAATGGATATAGCTGATATGGTATCTGGTGATATAGATGAAGATGATATAAATTCAATTGTAGAACTTTTAGGTTGTATGATAGAGCCTAAAGACAAAAAAGATTTTGAAAATATAAATTTTCTACCAATAGATATACTTAGAAAACAAATGAAAGCTAAACAAATAAAAAGTGTAATGAAAATGGCACCTGTGGTTATTTTAGTGATTTCTATTCCATATTTATGTTTAATTTTTTCAAACAGTTTAGCTAATAAAGAACTTGAAAATGTAAATGATGAAATAAGAAATATTGAGTCTGCTTACTATCAAATTGGAAATATAGAAAAAATGATACAAAGTAAAACAGAAGAAATAAAGGTATATGATATGTTAATTGGGAAAAAGGTAAAATGGGAAAATCTATTGGATGATATAGATAAAAATACTCCAAGTAGAGTTGAACTAATGAGTTTATCAACGACTTATCAAAATCTTGGAACTACTAATAAAACTGAGAACTCAAATAACAATAAAACTACCACAAATAAATCAAGTAGTAATGAAACAAAATCAAATACAAAAAGTAGTAGTGATGGAGATAAAGCCAGCAGTGATTTAAATGAAGATAAGACTACAAATGTGTCAGAAGCATTAACTGGAGATAGTGGAACTGATAGTGATGATACAGATAAAGATGATAAAACACCATTATATGATAAGATACCAAATGTTATAAACATAGAAGGAAATGCTAAAGATTCTTCTTATGTAGGTCAGTTTTTATATAAATTAAAGGGCTTGTATTATTTTGAAGATGTTAAACTGCATAGCATAAAAAGCAATGAAGAGAATTCCAACTATACATTTAATATGACATTATACCTGAAAGAAGGTGTATTAACTAATGAATAAGGACATATTTAAAAAAGATATAAAAGATATATTTAAAATGGAAGTTAGTCTAAAGGGAATCATTATAAAAGTCGTAATTTTACTTGCTATTTTATCCTATGGATATTTTGGACTTTATCCACAATACGAGAAATATGTTTCTACAAAAAATTCTGTAAAACAAGCTACACAAAAATTAAATACATACAAAGAGAAAACAGCTCTTATGCCAAAATATGAAAAACAACTTAAAAATATTGAAACTGAATTAAATGAAAAAAGTAAAAACCTATTATATGATATGCAAGATGGTCTGTTTCTAATTGGTTTAGACAAGAAAATGAAAACATATAATATTGACTTAACTAGCTATGATGTTGGAAATATTAGAGAATATGAACATTTTTATGGAATATCAACAACAATAAGTGTTAGAGGGGATTATAGAAATGTTAAAAAATTGATGGCTTATTTAGAAGAGCAAAAAAATGTTACTCAGATATTAGACTATACTATGACTTCATATATAGAGCCAGAAAAAGAAGAACAAGAGACAACAAGTAATAAAGACTTAATTAAAAATGTGAACATAAATAAAGATACAAAAATATATTGGGTAGAAGGCGAAGATAAATGGCATTTATATAATGACTGTCCATTGATAAAAGAAGGAGAAATTCTTAAGAATGACAAACTTTTAGATAGGTCAACAAGTTATCTATGTAACACTTGTGTACTTAGAGCTGCAACAGAAAAAGAAACAAAAAAAGAAGTAGTAACTCCACAAGCAGAAGGTGTAGTAGAGGCTACATTTAAATTTATAATGTATACTAAAGAAAATACTACAATGGTACTTGATACAGATAATCCATCTTCATGGAGACCAGGAAAATATAATCCATTTAAATCTAGTGCAAAATAAAACCAAATAGGTTTTAAAGATAGGTGATGAGCTTGTACAAAAACAATGAAAGAGGTCTTACTTTATTAGAAATAATAGTAGCTGTATTTATATTGACTATAGTTTTAAGTATTTCTTATAAAGTATTTAATGGTATAACATCAGCAGTAAAAAAACAACAAATCATTACAGATGCTCAAGTAAATATTAATTTAATTAATAAATATTTAAATAGAGACTTAGAAAACTGTAAGGATGTAACAAAGAACAGTTCAGGTAGTGGTTATGAATACAATATAGAAACTCCAGAGAATACAGTAAAGTATGAAGTATCTATAGATACAAAAAACAATACAGGAGTATACTCTGTAACAAGAATTCAAGAAAATACCACTAATACTGAAGATGCACTTAGAGAAGAAATAATTTCTAATCAACCATTAGTTCAAAACAATAAAGAAATGAAGGAAATGCCATTTAAAATAGAAAAACAAGCTGATAAATCTATTTATACAGTAAGTGTATATTATAATGAATCAGCTCAAGAAGGCCAGAAAAGCAGTGATTTAAATAATAAGACTTATACATTTGATGTTATGTCAAGAATTGGGTAAATGGGAATTTATTTAAAAAATAAGTAGGTTGATAAAATATGAGTAAAAAGAGTAATGAAAAAGGATTTTCTTTAATTGAAGTATTAGTAGCTATGGCGATTATGGGAATTATATTATTTGCATTTTTTAATATTATCAATACTAATGAAAAGGCCAACACTAAAAATGAAGCAGATATAAGTTCCTTAAATTATGTTCAAAGTGAAATAGAGAACTTAAGAGAGAAAATAAAAAGTGGAACATTTGATTTTGACAGTCTGGATAAGCGAGAAGATGGAACAGTGGAATATGAAAAATTAATAGATAAATCAAACAAAGTCGTATATGATAAAGTACTTAACAAGGATGATGTGAGTTTATATGATACTCCATATAAAGAGATTACAACAGTAGAAGATAAAGACGGAAATATAATTGACAAGGAAAGTATTACAAACAAAGTAAAGGTTATTGTAGATGATAAAAGTGGTCAAATATACAAAATAACTGCAACGGGGAAAAGCATGAATGACTATTCAAGTAAAAAAGAAGTTAAAATTGTAACTGAAATATTTAAAGATAAATAATTTTACTTGGGGGTGAGATTTTGAGGAAGTATAATAAGATAAAAAACGAAAGAGGGGCGGCGTTAGTTTTAGTTTTGGTTGTAGTAGCATTGCTTTCTATTGTTGGATTGACATTTTCAAATCAGATAGCTAATGGAATAAAATCTACAAAGACTACTAATGAGGGTATACAGGCCAAGTATCTAGCAGATACATGTGTGGAAAATAGTGTTGATAAAGCATATGAAAAATTGTATGATGAGCTTGAAAAAATAGATAATGAACTTAAAAGTGAAAATCAAGAAAAATCAATATCAAGGTCAGCATTAAGAAATATATCAAGTTTGGAACTTAATAATCAAGATGAGGAAAATCTTCCAGTGGAGAGACTTGGGTATATGAATAATATAAAGTTCTATTTAAATAAAGCTGCTCCAGATTTAGAAAAAGCTAGTATAGAGTTAAAAAAATTACAGGGTTTAAATATATTTGAGGATAGGGATATTGAAGATATAGCTGAAACTATTCTTTCACATAGAGATTCTACATTAAGAATTTGTAAGACTTATACTTCTGGAGATATCAGTAAAATAAATGAAAGTATTTTGGTTGGAGATATAGATTCAACTACATTACTTCAGGCAAAGTTAGTAAATAATGATATTCTTTTAAAAATGTTTTTAGAAGGAAATAAAGTTGAAAATGAACATTTAAATGGGACATTTTCATACACTTATAAAGCTTTAGATAGTATTTCTTTGGCAATGCAAAATATGATTGAATACAGACATACATTTCATATTGATGAACCAAAAGTAGAAATATCTGATGGAATTCCAGATTCTCAACAATATTATGACTTAATACAAAATCCTATAATAAATGGGAAGAGATATGGTTGGAATAGTAACTGGGATACATTAGAAAACTTGTTAAAACTCTTACCAAATCAAACTGAAGGATTTAATGCTTTGAGGGTTCACTTGAGAAATAATGTAAGGAAATTTGAAAAATTAAGTGAGAATATATATAGTGGAAATAAAAATACAGCAGAAGATTTTTTGGAATATAAAGAGTTACTATATGAGATATCAGACCAATGTAATCAGTTAAAAAGTATGTCTTATGAGAAAATACCTGTTAAATATGATAATATGACTTTGATAACAACTTTTGATTATATACAAAATGAGCTTTTAGCGGAGATAAAATGTAGACTGAAGGAATTAAAACCTCAAGAAGTTGATAAAACAGAAGACGCTACTATAAAAATACCTTTTTATAAAGCTGACTACGACATGACAAAAGAAAGCTGGCCAGAATTAAAAGAAAATGGCTCAGGGGCAGAGTTAAGTTTAGTAGTAACTGGTGATAAAGATGGAATAAAAGAGGTAGAAGTTAAAGATGGACAAAAAAATATTCTTGGATTAGGTGTTGAAGAAAATTCAAATTCAAAATATGAAGTTGAAGCTAAAGTTAAATTTAATATAAATGTAGATTCAAATATATTAGATAATTATGACATAAAAGATAAAATTTCAATTAGTCATGACATAAGTTCGTACAAAAAAGTAAACTAAACACAAAACTATAACTTAGTATAAACTAATAAGTAATAAAATGACTTTGTATGTTTATTACTAAAAAAGTAAGTAAATTAATAAAAGATATGGAGAATAAATATTATGTATATTTATGATTTATTAGAGCAAGCAATAAGTTTAAAGGCATCAGATATACACATAACAGTTGGTACAAATCCTGTAGCTAGAGTAAAAGGTGGATTTGTAAAGCTAAGTGAACAAATCTTGACACCAGAGATAACGATGCAAATGGCAAAAGACATAGCAGGGGAATCTATGTTTAAAGTAATAGAAGAACATGGAGAAGCTGATTTTTCAGCTTCTCTAAAAACTGGAGAAAGATTTAGGGTAAACTCCTATAGACAAAAAGGAAATTATGCAATAGCAATAAGAACTATAACAGCAGAAATACCAACTTTTGAGAAACTAGGACTTCCAGAAAACATAAAATCTTTTACTGAAAGACATAAAGGATTGGTTTTAGTTACAGGACCTACAGGAAGTGGTAAAAGTACAACACTTGCAAGTATGATAAATATAATAAATGAAACGCAACAAAAACATATAATTACACTAGAAGACCCAATAGAGTATGTCCATCACCATAAACAAAGTTTAGTAAACCAAAGAGAAGTAGGAACTGATACAGAAAGTTTTCACTCAGCTCTTAGAGCTATTTTACGTCAAGACCCAGATGTAATACTAATAGGGGAAATGAGAGACCCTGAGACTGTGTCAATAGCGTTAACAGCCGCAGAAACAGGACATCTAGTATTTTCAACACTACATACAGTTGGTGCTGCTAAGACAATAGACAGAATAGTGGACATGTTCCAGCCAGCCCAACAACAACAAATAAAAACTCAATTGTCTACAGTGTGTGAAGGGGTAGTATCACAACAATTACTTCCTACATCAGATGGGAAGGGTAGGATAGCTGCAATTGAATTGATGTTTGCAACACCAGCAATAAAAAACCTAATAAGAGAAGGAAAAACATATCAAATTCCAAATATGATACAAACTGGAGTTAAAGCAGGTATGAAAACTATGGATCAAGATTTAATGGAACTTTATAAAAATGGAAAGATTACAAAAGATATGGCACTTAGTAGATGTACTGACCAAGAATTTATGACTAGAATGATAGGTGGAGTAAGTTATAATGGAAATTATAGTCGTTAATTTATATGTATTTGTAGTTGGGCTAGTATTTGGAAGTTTCTTTAA
This region includes:
- a CDS encoding type II/IV secretion system protein, yielding MAKKVRIGDKLVEKGYITEDQLKWALSEQKNSGKRLGEFLVQEGLIDSNLLISVLKELLDIESVFLEGTEIDTLATKMVPENICKRYAVFPFKIDGNKICLAMSDPQDREAVQDVRRMSGKDVEIFISSAEDINKAIGHAYAHSEINKAMTEYNKNKTGGIRETVILEEDVNAAPIVRLVNNILENAVRMEASDIHIEQSENYMRVRFRIDGMLREYMRMNSAPYKAVISRIKIMSDINISEKRIPQDGRIYLKVDNKPIDFRVSTMPTNRDEKIAMRVLDKSNFMVSKEVLGIDEHGSKIYDELINTPYGLILVVGPTGSGKTTTLYSMLNQLNTENRNLLTIEDPIEYELPGVNQSQINEKAGLTFASGLRAFMRQDPDIIMVGEIRDTETAEIAIRASLTGHLVLSTLHANTAVGAISRLLDMDVESFLITSSLLGVISQRLTRKICEHCRISYEADTGEKKALGIDVNESVTIYKGQGCERCNNTGYKGRLGIFEMLEITPEIKELIDSSANQREILKLAKKQGMVSLKEDIVKKVLGGKTTVEEMIRIILMTD
- a CDS encoding prepilin-type N-terminal cleavage/methylation domain-containing protein, whose amino-acid sequence is MSKKSNEKGFSLIEVLVAMAIMGIILFAFFNIINTNEKANTKNEADISSLNYVQSEIENLREKIKSGTFDFDSLDKREDGTVEYEKLIDKSNKVVYDKVLNKDDVSLYDTPYKEITTVEDKDGNIIDKESITNKVKVIVDDKSGQIYKITATGKSMNDYSSKKEVKIVTEIFKDK
- the pilO gene encoding type 4a pilus biogenesis protein PilO; protein product: MNKDIFKKDIKDIFKMEVSLKGIIIKVVILLAILSYGYFGLYPQYEKYVSTKNSVKQATQKLNTYKEKTALMPKYEKQLKNIETELNEKSKNLLYDMQDGLFLIGLDKKMKTYNIDLTSYDVGNIREYEHFYGISTTISVRGDYRNVKKLMAYLEEQKNVTQILDYTMTSYIEPEKEEQETTSNKDLIKNVNINKDTKIYWVEGEDKWHLYNDCPLIKEGEILKNDKLLDRSTSYLCNTCVLRAATEKETKKEVVTPQAEGVVEATFKFIMYTKENTTMVLDTDNPSSWRPGKYNPFKSSAK
- a CDS encoding type IV pilus twitching motility protein PilT, which translates into the protein MYIYDLLEQAISLKASDIHITVGTNPVARVKGGFVKLSEQILTPEITMQMAKDIAGESMFKVIEEHGEADFSASLKTGERFRVNSYRQKGNYAIAIRTITAEIPTFEKLGLPENIKSFTERHKGLVLVTGPTGSGKSTTLASMINIINETQQKHIITLEDPIEYVHHHKQSLVNQREVGTDTESFHSALRAILRQDPDVILIGEMRDPETVSIALTAAETGHLVFSTLHTVGAAKTIDRIVDMFQPAQQQQIKTQLSTVCEGVVSQQLLPTSDGKGRIAAIELMFATPAIKNLIREGKTYQIPNMIQTGVKAGMKTMDQDLMELYKNGKITKDMALSRCTDQEFMTRMIGGVSYNGNYSR
- a CDS encoding prepilin-type N-terminal cleavage/methylation domain-containing protein, which codes for MSLYKNNERGLTLLEIIVAVFILTIVLSISYKVFNGITSAVKKQQIITDAQVNINLINKYLNRDLENCKDVTKNSSGSGYEYNIETPENTVKYEVSIDTKNNTGVYSVTRIQENTTNTEDALREEIISNQPLVQNNKEMKEMPFKIEKQADKSIYTVSVYYNESAQEGQKSSDLNNKTYTFDVMSRIG
- a CDS encoding type II secretion system F family protein, encoding MKSFKYTIIKEDGKKQTDVIEANDFNEAKSLLRKRNLRVLEIKESKSKNINISSRKRKKDLGADQISHFCRQFAIIVSSGINSISGLETLAGRSTNVTLREEINRIVAEIKIGSTIADSMLAPKSKFPKLLGAMVATGEATGKLDEVLKSMASFYSSEHRVKQKLRNAATYPLIVLISSFIMIFIFTAFMVPKMINSITTVGATLPLVTRIVMGFGTFMKTFWPIVLLVIILSIYQFKKYLKTPVGRAQKDRVINKIPVLGKGINCMVATRFSRALYLFVSTGYPLVQGLDYIIDSVNNTMAEKILTSAKDGITRGESLAENLERYTYFDSVLVQMIAIGEQTGELENISRQMAEFYEYESEIYLNRMASMIEPVLIIAVGIIVAVLVVSIFMPMLSIYDAM